The sequence below is a genomic window from Thalassobaculum sp. OXR-137.
GGGCCCAGCGTGGTGCGCCGGATCACGCCGGAGGATCCGGAGCTGCGCTCGGTGGTCTGCCTCCGGGGCACTGCGACCGCCCTGGCGATCTCCGACGATTACGACGCGTTCGTGCGCCGGCCCACCGGGGTGGTCGAGCGGGACGTCGGCCACCGGGTCTTCCGGGTCGATGTCGACCGCCCCATCGACGACGGGCGGAGCTGGCAGCTCGGCCTCTACATCGCCCATCGTCTGAAGGCCGCGGGCCGGCTCGCCGAGGACGATGAGCCGGCGGCCGGCATCGTCTGGGCCACCGGCACCGTCTCCGCCGACCTGGCGATCGGACCGGTGGAGCGGGTGGCGGAGAAGGCGCGCCGCTCGGCCGACTTGATGGCGGTGGGGGTGCCCGTGCTCGCCGTCGCCGCCCCGGTCCATGCCGACGCCCTACCCGACCTGGCGGAGCCGCTCGCGGCGGCGCGGGTGGAGGAGGTTCTGGCCCATCTCGGCCTGGCGGCGCCCAAGGTCCGGCGTGGCGATCCGAGGCGGCGCGCCGGGGCCGCCGTGGCGCTGCTCCTGGCTGTCGGCGGCGGCTTCTGGGCCCTCCGGCCGGACGGTGAGGCAGCGCGCAGCCCGCCCGACGCCGTCCCGTCGGCGGAGGCATCCGCATCGCCGATGCCCGCCGGGCCGCCGGCCTTCGATGCCGGGGCCGTGGCCTTCGAGGTGCTGGAGGCGCGGATGGCCGGCGACGGTTGCGGCACCGGGCATCCCGTCGATCCGGCGGTGGTCTCCGTTGCCGGGGTCTGTGCGGTGGCGTTCCGCGCGACCAATACCGGGGGCGGGCCCGTGCGGCTGTGGCTGTATGGGGCCGTCCAGGGGGGCGTGCGCGAATACGCCTCGCGCCGGCGCCACACCGAACTGGCGGTCGGGACCCTCGATCCCGGCGCGAGCGGCACAGTCCGGGTGCAGCCGCCGGACTGGGCGCGGCGCCCGATCGTGGTGCGCGGCTTGCTGGTTCTGGCCGAGGGCGACCGGCCACAGGTCGACGGTGCGCTTGCCGGTATCGACCTGCTGTCGGCCGGCGAGGTCGACACGCTGGTCGCCGGACTGCGCGATCTGGACGTGGAGGTGCGAGAAATTTTTCATCGGGTGACGCCGGCACGCTGAAAACCGGCCCTGGGCTGTCCATGGCGATGGAGATCACCCCGCTCGCCGCAGGAGGCAGCCATGGGCAAAGCCGGGCTCCGTTCCGTTTCCGCCGTCGCGCCAGCCGTCACCCTGGCCGTGACCCTGGCTGCGGCCTTGGCCGCCTGCGCCGTGCCGCCTCCGCCGGCGGCGGAGGGGATCGGCTATCGCGAGGCGCGGTTCGCCGAGGTGGAGGCCATGCGGGCCTACCGGTCCTGCCGCGACGAGGGACTGGCTCTGGACCGGCAGGCGCGCGCGTCCGGCGATGCCGTCCGCTACCTCGCGGTCGCCCGACTGCTGGAGGGCTGCGAGGCGGATCTCGGTGCCGCGGCCGCCCAGCTCGATCTGGAAGAGCGCATGCGCGCCTACGCGGTGGCGGTGCAGAGCCGACTGAAAGGCGGCGACGTGGCGGGCGCGCGCGCCGGTCTGGATCGGTTCGCGGAGGCGTTTCCGGCCCGCGACCTGTACTTCGAGGACGGGGCGTCCTTCCTCGACAGCCTGCGGGCGGTGGTCGCGGCGGAAAGCGGGCGGGGCAGCGTGCCGCGCCCGCTGGCCGAGGAACTGGCCCGGATCGAACGGTGGCACCGATGAGGGCGCTCCGGAGCGTGCGGCTTGCTGTGCTGGCGGCCCTGGTCTGCGCCGCCGCGGGGATGCGGCCGGGATCGGCCCAGGAACCGCCGAGCTGGGCCCCGGTGGCGAGCGAGACGCTTGTGCGCTTGCCGACTTTCTCTCTGGAAAAGGCGGTGGAGCGGGATTTCCGCGACTCCTCCCTGGCCGATGCCCTGCGCGACACGGCGGCGGCCGCGGACGGCGCCGCCGGGTCCCTGGCTGCTCTTCAGGCGGCGGCCGAGGCCACGTCGGGGCCGGAGCGTGACGCGGCGCGCCATCGCTTCCTGGTCGCCAAGCAGGATTACGTGGCCCTGATGGGCGCGCGTCAGGATCTGGAGCGCCGGCGGATCGAGACCGAACTCGGCCTCTACAGGCGGCTTCTGGAGCGGGTGACCCGTGCCGGATCGCCGGCCGGCGATCCGGCGCTGGCGGATCTTGCGGACCGGCGCCAGGCGGCGCAGCGGCGGCTCGAGGCGAGTGCCGAGGCCGTCGACATGAAGCTATTCGCCGCGTCCGCGGCACCGGAGAGCCGATACGGGCGCGAGTACCGCATCCAGGCGGCCGCCATCGACGGTCTGCTGGCGGCGATCGACGCCCATCCGATGAACGCCGCGCCCGTCGTGGACGGCCGCGACCTCGGCAAGGCCGAGTATCTGGCGCACCTCATCGCCGAGGCGGAGAGCGGACTGGCCCTGCTCGATCAGAAGGATCTGGTGCTGGCCTATATGGCGAAGCTGGTGGCGCTGGACGCGATGGCTCTGGCCGACGAGGTGGAGACCCGGCCCCAGGGCGGTGCGACGGGTGCTGGCCGACCGCCCGATCTGCGCGACCCGAGCGCGGCGGTCGGTTTCTTCACCGCCCCGCAGTGAGCTCGGCTTGCCCAGGTCCCGACTTGCTCAGGTCCAGGTTGGGCCCGCTCCAGGTCTTCGCTGTCCGGAGGTCCTGTCGACATAAGGAGGAAGCCATGGTGCCGATGATCCCGTTCGTTCTCGCCGTGTTGTTGTTCCTGATCCCGGGCGGGGCCGCCTCGGCCGATGCGCTGGAAAGCCTGGAGCGGGAGCGGGCCAGGCTGCTCGTCACCCTGCTCGACCCGGACCGGGAGGCGGCGGCCCGGCAGAGCGCGGTGGAGGTCGCCCGGCGCCGGTTGATCGACCTGGAGCGGATCGCCCTGCGCGACCCGAAGACGGCGGCCGACACCCGGCCGATCGCCCGGCGGGCCTTCGCCGATTACGACCTGACGTTCCTCGCCCACGCCTCGCTCGAGCGGGACATGGCGGTGCTCGACCTCTGGCTCGAGCGGGTCGGCCTGTCGACCGCGCGGATCATGGCCGCCCGGGTGGGACGGCGGTGATGCGGCCGGGCGCGGTTCCGGCCCGGCCCGGGCCGGGGGAGGTGTCGCGGGCGCTGGCGATCCTGCTGGCGGCGGTGAGTATCGGTCTCGCCCTTGCGGTCTGGACGACCGGCGACCGGCCCTCGGCGCTCGCTCTGCAGGCGGAGCGGGTGACCGGGCCGGTGTTCATCGCCGGTGTCCTGCTCCTGACGCTGATCGCCCTGGTGGCGGCCGTCCGGCTGCATCGCAATCCCGGCGACCGGACCTGGCGCGCGCTGGGACTGCAGGCCGCCTCGGGGATCGCCACCCTGGCCCTGACCTTCACCCTGCTGGGCATCGGTCTCGGCATCTCCAGCCTGTCCAGCGCGCCGATCGGGCCGGACACGGTCGCGGGGGTGATCGCCACCCTGACCGGCCGGTTCGCCCTGGCCTTCGCCACCACCGTGGTCGGGCTGCCCCTGGCCGCCTCGCTGCGCGCCGTGCTGCTGGTGCTGGCCTCCCGCCGGCCCGGGGCGCAGGAGCGGGGGGACACACCGTGAAGTTCGTCCTGTTCAACGCCGTGGTGGGCGCGGCCCTGGCCTATCTGATCCTGGCGGAGCGCGGCCAGACCCCTGCCGACTGGGTGCCGGATCCCCGGCAGCGCGTGGCGGAAGCGGTGGCTCCGGCGTCCTCTGGGGCCGATCTCCCGGTTGCGGTCGGTCCCGCGCCGCAGCCGGATCGGTCTCCATCGGGCGAACCTGCGGCCCCGGCACCGGACTCGGTCTCGCAGGGGCCGGGCGCGCCGGCGGGACGTCCGGGTGAACCCCGACCGGACCCTCCTCCGTCGGCAGGTCCCCCGCCTGACGGGCCGAGGTCCGACCCGGTGCAGGCATTGCTCCATGACCTGCCGGCGCGGGATTTGCCGGACCGCCTGCGCGACCTCGCCCGGACCATGGAGAGCCGGTTCCTCGCCGGCATGAAGTGAATGGCGGCCGCCGAGGATACGGCGCCCGAGGAGAAGGCGCCGAAAGTGACGGCGCCCGACGCACCGGCCGTCTTGCAACACGCCTCCGGCCTGTGGGCCCCGGTCCTGCTGGCCCTGGTTCTTGGCGCTCTGGTCTTTCTCGCCCGGAACCCGGCCGGGCCGCCCCCTCGATCCAGTCCGCCGCCGGTCGCCTCGGTCCATCCGATGCCGCGGGCGATGGCTTTGACCGGGATCGGCCTGCCGCCGCCTCCGATCCCGGCGGGCGCGGCCGCGTCGGCGCCTGCACCCGCCCGCCCGCCCGCGGAGCCGGCCGCTTCCGGATCGCCCGAGAGCCCCAGCCGGGAGGCCGGGACCGCTGCCGGGGCGGCGCTGCTCCGGGCCTTGTCGTCCGGGACGGGCCCGACCCTGACCCTGCTCTGGCCGCCGTCGCCGGCGGACCGGCGGCGGATCGCCGACCATCTCGCCCGCTGCGGCGGCCTGGTCGTGGCGCTGATGGCGGCGGGACGGCTTTGGCGGCTGGAGGATCCGCCGGGCCGGCCTTGGACCGGTCGCGACGGCTATTCCCCGCTGCTCCGCCGGGCGGACGCTCTCGCCGCCGCCGGCTCGGGACGGCTGGCGCAGCGGATCCGGACCCATCACGGGAGGCGGGACGGCACGCCGGTGGCCTTGCTGGCGCGGGACTTCGATGCCCGTCTGCTCGGCGGTCTCGCCCGGCTGGCCGGCCCCGGCGCGACGGCCCTGTCCGCCGCCTATGCGGTGGACGGGGACCTGCTCGTGCTTGCCGATATCCGCATCGACGGCCGGCCGGCCGGCTCATCGTCCGGCGACCGGGTCGCGCTGGGGAGGCTCGGGCAATGCGACTGATCCGGGCGGCGCCGATAGGGCGGGGTCTCGGCCTCGCCCTGCTCCTGGGCGTGTCGGCCTGCATCGCGGTTCCCGCGCCGGATCCGGGCGGGGAGGGGCCGACTCCGGACTTCTGGCGCGCCCCCCGTCCTGCGTGGCGATCCTGCCGGCCGCCGCGTCGGGAGAGATCGCGGCCCGGGTCGCCGAGCACGCCTTGACCCGGCACCTGTCCGGCCGGGTCGATACCGTCATCGGGCCCGAGGCGCGCGACCGTCTGACCCGCCGGCTGGCCCTCGATCTGGCGCCCGCCGCTTTTCCTGAATTTTCGCAAGACGCATCCCTCGATTCCGGCGTTCCATACGACGATTTTCGTGTCACCGAACGCCAGTCGGTGGAACGAAAACGTTTCGCCGAGCGGGTCGGATGCGGCCATGGTGCCGAGCTGTCGGTGCACGCGACCCGCACCTTCGCGGTCGTCTGGAGCGTGGCGCAGGTCGATCTGGCGCTGCGACTCGTGGACCTGCGCCACGGCGTCACCCTGTGGCGGTCCCGGCATCGGGCGAGCCGCGGCGCGGGCGGCGTGCCGGCCTCGCCTGTCGGTCTCGCGCTGGCCCTGGGGCAGGCCGGGCTTTTCGTCGCCGACCGGGACCTGCTGGCCTCGGTCCTGGACGACGGGCTGCGGGCGGTGCTGCGCGATCTGCCGGACATGCGCGGTCACCCGCACTCCCCGCCGCCGGTCCCGCCGCCGCCCGGTCCAATCCCTTGATTCCGCAAAGCCGGGGGCGGATCATGGCCGACGGCTTTGCAAATTTCGACCGAGGTGACGGGCATGTCCGGCGGCGCGTCTGGCCACATGGGCTCTGGCAGCATGAACTGGGACGACCTGCGCTACTTCCTGGCGGTGGCGGCGGAGGGCAGCCTGTCGGCGGCGGCGCGGACCCTGCGGGTCAACCCGGCCACGGTTAGCCGTCACATCGACGCGCTGGAGGCCCGGTTCGAGGTTCGGCTGTTCGACCGGCGCCAGGACGGCTACGGCCTCACCGAGGCGGGCGAGAAGCTGGCGGGTCGCGCCCGTGCCATCGAGACCGAGATGTTCGGCCTCGCCCGCGCCTTCGACGCCGAGGACCGGGGGCTGACCGGCACGGTGGCCGTGACCTCCACCGAGTCCCTCATCGTCCCGTTTCTCATCCGTAACCTGCCGCTGCTGCAGGATCGCCACCCGGGCATCCGGCTGCAGGTCGTCAACGAGTACCGCTTCCTCAACCTGTCGCGCCGCGAGGCGGACGTCGCCATCCGCATGGCCCGGCCGGAGCAGGGCGACCTGGTGATCCGCCGCATCGGCACGCTCGGCTTCGGCCTGTACGCGTCGTCCGCCTATCTGGAGACCCATGGAATGCCGGCCGCGCCCGGCGATCTGGCCGGACACGCGGTGATCGACTGGCTGGACGGGTTTCCGGAGAACGCGCCGGTGAGCTGGCTGCGTCAGCAGATGGGCGGGCGGCCGCCGGCCTTCGCCACCAATCCGGCCAGCGCCCGCCTCGCCGCCGCCCGGGCGGGGATCGGCATCGCCCTGGTGCCCTGCATGGTGGGCGACGAAGCCCGCGATGTCGTCCGGGTGCTGCCCGGCACCGAGATCCCCGGCGTGGACCTCTGGCTGCTGGTCCACCGCGACCTGTCGAAGCTAGCGCGGATCCGCGCGGTGCTGGACTTCATCCACGAGCGCGCCCAGGCCGAGGCCGACCGGATCGCCGGCAGGACCGCGCCCCGATCCTGACCCCGGGTCGGAGCGATTACCGGCCGCTCGTGGCATTCCTCACGGCATTGCGAGTTGATCGCTGCCACCCTGCCACTTTGAATTCCTGAAGTGCTGCTACTCGCACATGTGACAGACACCTTCGAGCGATGGGGCTGTGGATGTGATGTGGACAATTTTTGGCCTTCGGAATCATAGGCGATCCGCCGAAACCGACTTGGATTTTAAAGTTAAAAATTCGCCGGATCGTCGGTTGAGCGAAAAGCGGCGGGTTTCTCCCCTTGGTGGCCTTTCGGCGCTTCGGCACATATCCACAGGCTGGACCGGGTTTTTTCTGTTGGCGGCGCTGGTCTTAACCCCCGTCGCGCAGGCCCAGGTGCAGGTCCAGACCGGGTCCCCGATCGAGGTCGATCTGGAACTGGTTTTCGCCTCGGACGGGTCGGGATCGATCGACGACGAGGAGCTCCGTTTCCAGCGTCAGGGCTATGCCGCGGCCCTTGCCGACCAGCGGGTGCAGGACGTGATCGCCGCCGGTCCGCTCGGCCGGATCGCGGTGGCCTTCGTGGAATGGGGCGCGCCGGAGAGCCAGCACACCATCGTCGACTGGACCGTCATCGCCGGCCGCGACGACGCCCTGGCTTGGGGCGCGAAGCTGCTGGCGGCCCCTCGGGCGGCCTATGGCTACAACTCGATCAGCGAGGCCATCGCCTATTCCGCCGACCTGATCCGCACCAACGACATTCAGGGTGCCCGCAAGGTGATCGACCTGTCCGGCGACGGCCCGCAGATCGGCGGCCGGCCGCTCGCCCTGATCCGCTCGATGGCCGTCGCCGACGGCATCACCATCAACGGGCTGGTCGTCGCCAACCGCAATGTGCGCACCGGGCCGAGCGGCGAGCCGCTGGAGGAGCATTACGAGATGGACGTGATCGGCGGACTCGGCGCCTTCGTCGTGGTGGCGACCGAAGAGAGGGGCTTTACCCAGACCGTGCTGGCGAAGATGGTGCGGGAGATCGCCGACGCCCGGCCGACGGGTGCGGCGACGCAATTTGCCCAGGACACGCCGGATGAGCGCTGACGAACCGATTGCCAAATCCCTCGACGTGCGCGGCCTGAAATGTCCGCTGCCGGTGCTGAAGGCGCGCAAGACGATCGGACAGGTCGAGATCGGGGCGCTGCTGGAGGTGCTGGTCACCGATCCGGCGGCGGTGCTGGATTTCCGCCACTACGCCCGCCAATCCGGCCACGAACTGGTCGCGGCGGAGGAGGGCGAGGTCCTACGCTTCGTCCTGCGCCGCACGAGCTGAGACCGGGCGGACGCCGCGGTCCCGAGAGCTCCGATCGCCCAATAACCGACTTCCTGGACCCCTCCGGCCCTTCGCCGGAGGAGATCAAGGACCGTGCTCCGTCTACCGGGTGCCACGGTCCTGGATCTCCCCTCCCGGACGGGGTCCGGAAGGTCCGTCCAGGCAGTCGCGTTGGGAGAAGTCGCGTTGGGAAATGGGGCGAGGCGGCTACGCCGGTCTCGGCGCATGCTGTCGGCTCTCCTGCATTCCTGCATTTTCCCGACTTCCTGGACGTCCTGCCCGGACTCCGTCCGGGTGGGGCGATCCAGGATCGTGGCACGTCGCTGCCAGTGCCACGATCCTGGATCTCATCCGACCTTGCGGCCGGAGGCGTCCAGGAAGGCGCTGTGAGGGAAAAGATTGAAGGATCGCCGGGAGAGGCGTGTCCCTTCGATTTGCGCGCCTTCCCAATCCGCACCGCCCGCGACTATGGTGCGCGCGGGAGGAACCAAATAATGACCAATGACGAAACGCCCAAGGGCCTCGGACGCGGCCTGACCAACTACGGCGACAACGAGTTCAGCCTCTACCTGCGGCGCTCCATGGCCTCGTCCATGGGCTACAGCCGCGAGATGCTGGACAAGCCCGTGGTCGGGATCTGCTCCTCGGGGAGCGGCTTCAACAACTGCCACCGGCTGATGCCGGAACTGGTCGAGGCCACCAAGCGCGGGGTGCTCGCCGCCGGCGGCCTGCCGATCGAGTTCCCGACGATCTCCCTGGGCGAGACCTTCCTGAACCCGACCTCCCTGATGTACCGCAACCTGATGAGCATGGACGTGGAGGAGATGATCCGCGCCCAGCCGATGGACGCGGTCGTGGTGATCGGCGGCTGCGACAAGACCCTGCCGGCCCAGCTCATGGGGGCGGCCAACGCGGAAGTCCCGGTGGTCTACTGCGCCGTCGGCCCGATGCTGACCTCGCCCTATGACGGCGAGCGCCTGGGCGCGTGCACCGACTGCCGCCGGTTCTGGGGCAAGTACCGCGCCGGCGAGGTGTCGGACGAGGGCATCAAGCGGATCGAGGGCAGCCTCGCCACCACCGCCGGCACCTGCGCCGTCATGGGCACGGCCAGCACCATGGCCTGCATCGCCGAGGCCCTGGGCATGACCCTGCCGGGCACCGCTTCCATCCCGGGGGTCCATGCCGACCGCCTGCGCGCCGCCGAGGCATCGGGCGTGCGCGCCATGGAACTGGCGCTCGCCAAGGGCGACGACCGGCTGCTGCCGCGCGACATCATCACCGAGAAGTCGGTGGAGAATGCCCTGCGCGTTCTGCTCGCCATCGGCGGGTCGACCAACGCCATCGTCCACCTGACCGCCATCGCCGGCCGTCTCGGCATCCCCGTCGATCTCAACCGGCTGAACGTGATGTCGGACGAGACCCCGGTGCTGGTCGACCTGAAGCCGACGGGTGCGCATTACATGGAGGACCTGTTCGCCGCCGGCGGGCTGGTCGGCGTGCTCCACGCCCTGCGGCCGCTGCTGCATCTGGACACGGTGAGCGTCACCGGCGAGACCCTGGGCGACCGGCTGGATGCGGACAAGACCTGGATCGACCACAACATCGTGCGCACCTTCGAGGAGCCGTTCCAGGACAAGGGCGGCCTGGTCGCCCTGTTCGGCTCGCTCGCCCCGCGCGGCGCGATCCTCAAGCGCTCGGCGGCCGATCCGACCCTGTTCGAGAAGGAAGGCCGGGCGGTGGTGTTCTCCAGCCTGGCGGACCTGGCGGCGCGGATCGACGATCCCGACCTGGACGTCAATCCCGACGACTTCCTGGTGCTGCAGAATGCCGGCCCGAAGAGCCCGGCGGCGATGCCGGAGGCGGGCTACCTGCCGATCCCGAAGAAGCTGGCCCGCGCCGGGGTGAAGGACATGGTCCGCATCTCCGACGCCCGCATGAGCGGCACGGCCTTCGGCACCATCGTCCTGCACGTCACCCCGGAAGCCGCCGATGGCGGCCCGCTCGGCGTGGTGCGCACCGGGGACCGCATCCGGATCTCGGTGGAGAACCGCTCCATCGACCTGCTGGTGGACGACGCGGAGATCGCGAAGCGCCTGGAGGAGATCAAGCCGGAGACGGTGCAGCCGACCCACAAGCGCGGCTATCGGAACCTATACATGAACACGGTCACCCAGGCCGATCAGGGCGTCGATTTCGACTTCCTGGTCTGGAAGGACTGACAAGAAACGATCCCGAGGGAGATATACGCATGTCCGAGATCCAGACCGAATTCGTGATGGAGCTGAAGCTCAGCGTCGACCTGCCGCTGGCGGCGATCGGCAATACCCAGTACGGCGACCGGCGCATCGCGCGGGTCAAGGGCGGCACCTTCGAGGGGCCGAACCTCAAGGGCACCGTGCGCGACGGCGGCGGCGACTGGATCCTCAACCGGACCGACGGGGTCACCCAGCTCGACGTGCGGCTGATCCTCGACACCGAGGACGGCACGCCGATCTACATGACCTACAAGGGCCTGCGCCACGGCCCCAAGGAGGTCATGGACCGGATCGCCGCCGGCCAGCCGGTGGATCCCTCGGAGCTGTATTTCCGCACCGCGCCGTTCTTCGAGACCGCCGCCGACGGCCCCTATGCCTGGATGAACAGGGCGGTGTTCGTGTCCACCGGCGACCGCAAGCCGGAAGGGCCGGTCTACCGGGTGTTCAAGGTTCTCTGACGGCGGGCCAGGGCGTGGCCCGGCACTCCGTACATTGATCTTCGGCTGACGGCTTGCCAAGCTGGCGGGGACCCACCTCTCGACCACTCCCCCGCCAGCATTGGAGACCGTCATGACCGGCGCCACGCGCTATGACCCCCGTCAGTTCAAGGCCCTGACCTGGTTCGACGCGACCGACGCCTTCGCCAAGGGCAGCGACACGCCGCGCGACTATCTGGAGCGCTGCCTGGAGACGGTCGACGCCCGCGAGCCGGTGGTGAAGGCCTTCGCCGCGCTGAACCGGGAGAGCGCGCGCGAGGCCGCCGACGCCAGCACCGCGCGCTGGAAGGACGGCAAGCCGCTGTCTCCCATCGACGGCATGCCGGTCGGCATCAAGGACCTGCTGGAAACCAAGGACATGCCCACGCAGCTCGGCTGCGAGGCGATGACCGGGAACTTTCCCAAGAACGACAACGCGGCCGTCTGGGCGCTGCGCCAGGCCGGCGCGGTGATTTTCGGCAAGACCGTGACGGCGGAGCTGGGCGGCAACCATCCGGGGCCGACCACCAACCCGTTCGATCCGGCGCGTACGCCGGGCGGATCGTCCTCCGGCTCGGCGGCGGCGGTGGGCGCGGGCTTCATGCCGGCGGCCATCGGCTCCCAGGTCGGCGGCTCGATCATCCGGCCGGCGGCGTTCTGCGGCAACTTCGCCCTGAAGCCGAGCCAGGGCGGCATCCATCGCGGCGAGCGCCAGGCCACCTCCATGAGCACCCACGGCCCCCATGCCGGCTCGATCGAGGACATGTGGCAGGTCGCCATCGAGGTGGCGAGCCGCTGCGGCGGCGATCCGGGCCGCGCCGGCCTCCAGGGGCCGAAGACCACTCCGCAGGCGATCAGGCCGAGCCGGCTGATCCTGCTGGAGACCGACGGCTGGGCGCGCACCGATGCGGACAGCCACAAGGCGATGGCGGGCCTGCTGGACCGGCTGCAGGCGGCCGGGGTGGAGATCCTGCAGCGCGGCGATCATCCGCTGATCGAGAGCCTGGAGCAGTCCCTGGTGGGGGCCGGCGACCTCGCCAACACCATCACCGCCTGGGAGAACCGCTGGACCCTGCGCAACCTGATCGACAACAAGGGCGAGGGGGTGAGCGAGCGGATCAAGGCGCGCATCGGCGCGGTGGAGGCGTTGAGCCCGGACGACTACCGCCAGCTCCTGTGGCGCCGCGAGGGACTGCGCGCCGCCTGGCGGGCGCTCGGTCCGGTCGCCGACGCGTTCCTGACCTTCTCCTGCCCGGGTCCGGCGCCGCTGTGGCCGGGCGACATCCCGGGTCAGCCGCTCGCCAAGCAGCCGACCGGCGATGCGGTGTTCAACACGCCGAGCTCGCTCGCCGGCGCGCCGGCGGTGACCATGCCGATGCTGGCGGTGAACGGGTTGCCGGTGGGCGTCCAGGTGATGGGCCAGGAGGGCGACGACGCCCGCATGACTGGCCTGGCACGCTGGATCAGCGGCACCCTCGATCCGGTGATCGTGGGATAGGGCGCTCCCCCAACCCCCACCCCAAACCCGACTTCCTGGACGTCCCGGCCCTCTGCCGGGGCGATCCAGGATCCTGTGATGAACGCCCGGGCACGGTCCTGGATCGGCCCTGCGGGACCGTCCAGGAAGTCGTGTGGGTTAAAGCGAGCTTCAGAACCCCACCGTCTCGCCCTTCTGGTCCACCAGTTCCCCGCTGCGCGCAGGGGTGAGCCCGTCGACAACCGCCAGCAGTTCGGCCGCTGCGGTTTCCGGCGGGCGGACCTCCAGCCCGGCCTTGGCGAAGGGGGCCGACAGGCCGGTGTCGACCGTGCCGGGATGCAGGGCGACGCAGACCGCCTCCCGGTGCGTCCGCCCCAGTTCGATCGCCGCACAGCGCACGAGCTGGTTCAGCGCCGCCTTCGACGCGCGGTAGGCGTACCAGCCGCCGATCCGGTTGTCCGAGATCGAGCCGACCCGGGCCGACAGGGTGGCGAACACCGCCTTGCCCGCGCGCGGCAGCAGCGGCAGGAAATGCTTCATCAGCAGGGCCGGGCCGGTGGCGTTCAGGGCGAAGGCGCGGGCGAGGTGTTCGGGGTCGAGCTGGCGCCAGGATTTCTCCGGCTGGAACCGGTCGTCGTGCAGGAACCCGGTGGCGTCGACGATCAGCCGGGGCGCGGCGTCGGCGTCCCGCAGGCGGTCGGCGGCGGCGGCGATCGACGCCTCGTCCAGCAGGTCGAGCGGTGGGTCGCCGCGCCGGGACAGGCCGATCGTGCGCTCGAAGCGGCCGCTGGCATCGATCGCGGACAGAAGGGCGGCGCCGATGCCGCCGGACGCGCCGACGACCACGGCCGTCCCCGAGGCGGGGAAGGAGGAAAGCTGTGTCATGCGGCGACGGAGATGGGGGCCGCCCGCCCGCCGTCAAGCGCCGGACGACGGTTTCGCGTTGTGGCGCCGCCGGCCGTCTTGACCGGCTCCCCGATCGGAGACCCGCTATTCCCGGCGCATCCAGAGCCGGGTGACGACCCACAGAACGATGCCGATGCCGATGAGGACCGCGGCGATGCCGTACTGGGCGGGGTCCCGGCCGGTCCACGGCCCCACGAGAAACGCGCAGGTCACCGCTCCGGCAATCGCGACCCAGGTCGGCGTGCGGAAATGGTCGTGCTCCACCTTGTCCTTGCGCAGGACCAGCACGGCGATGTTGACCACCGTGAACACGCCGAGCAGCAGCAGGGCCGTGGTGCCGCCGAGCTGCGGCACCGCGCCGACGAAGGTGATCAGGCCGGCCGCCAGCACGGTGGTGAACAGGATGGCGGTCACCGGGGTCCGGCGTTTGCGGTTCACCTTGCCGAGCACGCCGGGCAGCACGCCCTCCTCGCTCATCCCGTAGATCAGGCGGCTGGCCATCAGCAGGTTGATCAGGGCGGAGTTGCCGACCGCGATCATGGTGATCAGGCCGAAGATCCACGGCGGAAAGCCGGGGGCGCCGGCCTCCACCACTTTCAGCAGCGGCGTGTCGCCCTCCGACAGCTGGTCCAGCGGGACGATGGAGACCGCGACCACTGAGACCAGGACATAGAGGATCGCCGCGATGATCAGGCCGGCGAACAGCATCTTGGGGAAGTTCCGGCCCGGATCCTTGGTCTCCTCCGCCATGTTGACCGAGTCCTCGAACCCGACCATGGCGAAGAAGGCCAGGGTGGTCCCGGCGATCACCGG
It includes:
- a CDS encoding LysR family transcriptional regulator gives rise to the protein MSGGASGHMGSGSMNWDDLRYFLAVAAEGSLSAAARTLRVNPATVSRHIDALEARFEVRLFDRRQDGYGLTEAGEKLAGRARAIETEMFGLARAFDAEDRGLTGTVAVTSTESLIVPFLIRNLPLLQDRHPGIRLQVVNEYRFLNLSRREADVAIRMARPEQGDLVIRRIGTLGFGLYASSAYLETHGMPAAPGDLAGHAVIDWLDGFPENAPVSWLRQQMGGRPPAFATNPASARLAAARAGIGIALVPCMVGDEARDVVRVLPGTEIPGVDLWLLVHRDLSKLARIRAVLDFIHERAQAEADRIAGRTAPRS
- a CDS encoding DUF1194 domain-containing protein; its protein translation is MQVQTGSPIEVDLELVFASDGSGSIDDEELRFQRQGYAAALADQRVQDVIAAGPLGRIAVAFVEWGAPESQHTIVDWTVIAGRDDALAWGAKLLAAPRAAYGYNSISEAIAYSADLIRTNDIQGARKVIDLSGDGPQIGGRPLALIRSMAVADGITINGLVVANRNVRTGPSGEPLEEHYEMDVIGGLGAFVVVATEERGFTQTVLAKMVREIADARPTGAATQFAQDTPDER
- a CDS encoding sulfurtransferase TusA family protein — encoded protein: MSADEPIAKSLDVRGLKCPLPVLKARKTIGQVEIGALLEVLVTDPAAVLDFRHYARQSGHELVAAEEGEVLRFVLRRTS
- a CDS encoding dihydroxy-acid dehydratase, producing the protein MTNDETPKGLGRGLTNYGDNEFSLYLRRSMASSMGYSREMLDKPVVGICSSGSGFNNCHRLMPELVEATKRGVLAAGGLPIEFPTISLGETFLNPTSLMYRNLMSMDVEEMIRAQPMDAVVVIGGCDKTLPAQLMGAANAEVPVVYCAVGPMLTSPYDGERLGACTDCRRFWGKYRAGEVSDEGIKRIEGSLATTAGTCAVMGTASTMACIAEALGMTLPGTASIPGVHADRLRAAEASGVRAMELALAKGDDRLLPRDIITEKSVENALRVLLAIGGSTNAIVHLTAIAGRLGIPVDLNRLNVMSDETPVLVDLKPTGAHYMEDLFAAGGLVGVLHALRPLLHLDTVSVTGETLGDRLDADKTWIDHNIVRTFEEPFQDKGGLVALFGSLAPRGAILKRSAADPTLFEKEGRAVVFSSLADLAARIDDPDLDVNPDDFLVLQNAGPKSPAAMPEAGYLPIPKKLARAGVKDMVRISDARMSGTAFGTIVLHVTPEAADGGPLGVVRTGDRIRISVENRSIDLLVDDAEIAKRLEEIKPETVQPTHKRGYRNLYMNTVTQADQGVDFDFLVWKD
- a CDS encoding DUF3237 domain-containing protein, with translation MSEIQTEFVMELKLSVDLPLAAIGNTQYGDRRIARVKGGTFEGPNLKGTVRDGGGDWILNRTDGVTQLDVRLILDTEDGTPIYMTYKGLRHGPKEVMDRIAAGQPVDPSELYFRTAPFFETAADGPYAWMNRAVFVSTGDRKPEGPVYRVFKVL
- a CDS encoding amidase; amino-acid sequence: MTGATRYDPRQFKALTWFDATDAFAKGSDTPRDYLERCLETVDAREPVVKAFAALNRESAREAADASTARWKDGKPLSPIDGMPVGIKDLLETKDMPTQLGCEAMTGNFPKNDNAAVWALRQAGAVIFGKTVTAELGGNHPGPTTNPFDPARTPGGSSSGSAAAVGAGFMPAAIGSQVGGSIIRPAAFCGNFALKPSQGGIHRGERQATSMSTHGPHAGSIEDMWQVAIEVASRCGGDPGRAGLQGPKTTPQAIRPSRLILLETDGWARTDADSHKAMAGLLDRLQAAGVEILQRGDHPLIESLEQSLVGAGDLANTITAWENRWTLRNLIDNKGEGVSERIKARIGAVEALSPDDYRQLLWRREGLRAAWRALGPVADAFLTFSCPGPAPLWPGDIPGQPLAKQPTGDAVFNTPSSLAGAPAVTMPMLAVNGLPVGVQVMGQEGDDARMTGLARWISGTLDPVIVG